TGTTTTTCTTCTGAACAAAAACGTCCTTCTGTTCGAGAAAGCTGAAATACCGGTTCAAACACTCGAAGAGGTCTTCACACTCTTTGAAGTCACCGTACTTGTGGATTCTGTAAACTGCGACGTCGATCGGTTCTTCACGTTCAAAGTAGAGGTACAACGTTCCCCTGTTAACTTCCTCAAGTAGCGAGAAGTACGCATCGTGGAGGTTCCGGAAATCTTCACACGAGAGGCTCACAACCGGAACATCGTCAATATCAGCCCTGAAGAGTAGCTCCTCAGCGCTCGTGCGGGAAAAACCTTGAACGATACCAATCAGCGCTTCGGATAACTTTTTGGTTCCGGTACTTAAAAGTGCTTTTCTAAACGTTTCGGCATCTCTTAACTCTTCAGGAAAGAGTTTCTCCGAGGGGAACTCCTTGTAGGCTTCTCCAGGAAATATGTCTCGGAATCTTGTTTTTACCCTCCTGTACGCTTCCAGGATCGTTCCGTTCTCGACAAGGATGCAATTCGAGTGCTTTCCCATGATGTCCACGTAAATTTCGTAGTTGTGTAAACGACCGAGCTCGTCGATCTTGGATACAACGAGTTTCGCGGTTCGTTCATAACCTTTGGATGTGAACTCGACTACTCTTCCTCCCCTCGTACGGTTTCTGAGGAGTTCGACTAGGCTGTGTTTTTCCGTGTTCATCGGCAAATGTTCCGTCCAGGAGATGTATGAAAAATTCGGATGCATCGAGATTTTGAGATCCCCGTCGTCAAACGAGAAGAATAAAATTTGATGGTATAGGTAGACGTTTCGCAGACTCTGTCCCAAGATCTTTTCACGGATCTTTTGGACGGTAACGTTCATGAGAAAACCATCGAAGGGCATGCGGTTAGACCACCTTCTTCGATAAATCCAGGATCACCAAGGAAAGACTGAGTACCGAGAGAATAAGGTACAGGTAACTTAAAGAGAGCACCGAGAGCAAGATGGATGCACCGAGGACTGTCAAAAAAACGGACAATAATCTGCTTGCAACCTTCTCCTGTTCTTCAGTAACCACCCTCGTTAGGTAGAATGCAATGCGTTCGGCACGCGTGGGCAAGAAATGCAGTTCGGATCGTCGACAGTACAGCCCCAGAAGCCCGGAGGACAGTACAATCGTTAGAAAGAGGGATACCAACACCTTTTCCGAAAACGATACGTACGATAAAATCATCAAAACAGACACTACAGCAGGTAAATAGATGGTGCGATCCTTGAAACTCAACTTCCACCTCTCCGGTAGATAGTACACCGTGGTGAAGGCCAGGAAACTCACGGTAACCGTGGTATAAGCCAAAGTGCTTGGTAAAGCTTTGGAGTTCCAAATATAAACCGTGTAAATCTCCTGGAGCAGGAAGAACGAAAAGGCTAACGAGAAGCGTGCATCCGCTTTTGAAATTGCAAACTTCAAAGATGGAAACTTACGCTCGATACCGAAATATCTCTGATATACTTCGAGTCTCTCCGAGGTTGACATTTTGACCTTGAATCTCTTGTCCTCGACTACGAAAAAGGCCACCGTGATTGCCGATGTCAGCAACAAGATTGCACCTGTGACGATCACGTCTCTTGATGAATCGGAACCGAAAGTTGAGGTTAAGAGTCCTGTGAACGTTCCAAGAAATGCAGAGAACGGGAACAGAAACTTCAATTTTGGATCATTAAAATTCTGCTTGTCGCTTGCAAGTCCGACAAGACTCATCGTGTAACCGAAAATTGAGAAGTTGAAGAGTATCAAGTAGAGTACCTTTCGCAGGGTCAGTTCGGATACGACGGATACGGCAGTCAGGGGAAGCGATACGGACGATAGAATGCCGAATAAGAAAAGATAAGGTGTCCACCTTCCTATCGCTGTTCTGGTAATTTCAAGTAAATAACCAACAAACCTTTTGAGATGAACGAAGAAGATATATTCCGAGAGTGAGAAAAAAACGATCAGCCAAGGAAATTTCGATCGTCCAAGCAACTGAGATGGTACGTTGACGGAAAATACGGTAAGGACAAAGTGTAACGCCGAAAATCCAAAGAGTATCAGCACTAAGTCCTTCACATATCCAACCCTGCTCCGTTTGTACTTTTCGTAAAAAACTTCCCACCTGGACATTTTTGACCTCCCCAAATTCGAGGGTACACACTTACCTGTACCTCTCACCTGTACCTTTCAACCGTAAATCTGAAGATCTCAAAATTGTCGTCAAAAATCCCCGCTTTGAGCTTAGCTATCCTGATCTGCTCTTCCACCGTGTCCACACCTTCGATGTCTGGCAACAGTAGTCCCCTACGCCAACCCTTCTGGACGATTATACCGTACTTTTTTGGATCGAGCTCATCGATACTTCTCACGGGTTCGTACGGACTGAGAACGTCAACGTTGACAACGATATCGTCCAGCTCATCGGGACTAACCGGAGGAAACCGTGGGTCGCGTGTGGCTGCTGCTATAGCGTTATCACGAATCTCCAGCGCGAGGTTCTCACGTACCGGTTCAAAAGTACCAATGCATCCTCGCAGACTTCCGTCGAGTTTGTGCAGCGTGACGAAGGCACCTGCTCGTCTTTCAAAGAGTTCCTTAGGAAGCTGGTTGTGAGGTTCAATAATCCTACGATACCTTACGTAGTTTTCTATCACCTCGATCGCCCAGCGCACGAATGGATGTTCTCCCCTCATCTTCCCCGCCCCCTTGTTCAGGTTTCCAAATTTTTGCGTCAACAAGTGCTTTGTCATTGCTCAGCGTTTCTCCTGTCGTTTGAGAAGGTCTATCACCAGCATAACCTCGCCAACACCCGCACCGAGTTTCTTAGCGATGTCGACCGGCTCCAAACCGTTGAGATAAAGCTTGTAGACCTTTTCTTCAAAGCTCTCCGATTCTACGGAGTTGAAATCACCTTCCAAAACGTTTTCAAGAGCCTTTTTCTCGGTTTCGGTGGTGGTTTTCTGTGCTTGAACGTTGGAGGACATTATCTTCTGGTTTCCAGATTCGTTCTTAACTGTGAGTACAGGATGGATGGTTTCGCTTGTTTTTGCAACAACAGTTTCACTGATACTCCGTCCAATGCGTTCCTCGGATTCTAAGAGCAGTGCGGAAAACTCGATGTACTTTTCGTTAAGTGCTTTTATAACATCTCGAACCTCTTCTAGCTTTTTCTCAAGTAACTCGATTTTCGAATCGACGAATATCCTGACCTTTCCCATCAGCTCAACCAATCTTTCCTCTTCCTCGGAAAGGTCTGGTTTTTCGTACTTCGATCTTTGGACCTGGAAAATGAAAACTATCCATGCAAAAAGCAATGCGGAGGATGTTGAGAGGAGGACAAACCAATCCAGAACGCTCATTTTTCTGCCCCTTTCCCGAAAACGATGTCTGGAAAGTACAGCATATCACTTTCCTCCCAGATCAATACATTTCGATTCACACTCGTCGGTGTTGGGTCAACGAACTCAAGCTTTGCCTCCCTGGGAATTCGGACCTTAAGTTGTGAGTTGGCCAGATTCGACAACTTCATCTTTCCAAGTCCAGCTTGGAACTTTCCATCCGAACGCTTGTGCACCAGCCCCGACAAAGTAACCCTCTCTGTGATTTCGAGGAGTGTGTCACGTGATGTCACCGTGGATTCGACATCCACCACTCTCACCGTTTTACCAATCTCCTTGGAAATTGTCGAAAAGTAATCCTCGAAAGTTTTCCTGGAATTTTGGTTGTAATTCTTCAAAAAGTCGTCCCGCTTTTTCACGTCTTTGAATCTTAGACCGCTGAAAGTGGTCATAGTCGCAACGTCCGAAAAATCCATGACAATCTCCGTGTTATAATACTCTATCGAAAAGTTCCGCTTAACGAAAAACAGTGAGACGAAATCGATAAGTAGGAAAAAGACGAGCACGAATATCAGTACGTAAAACAGTGTCCTGTTATTCACAAGAATCAGTCCTTTCTTGGTGCCGCACGGTTCTTCCGTGTGGTTGACTTACCCACAAGTTTAATATCCTCAACCAACTTGGCCACGCAGTATATGATAATGAGGAATTCGAAGCGTCCAGTGAACATTCCCAACGTTAGCGTCCACATAGCGGTTAGCGGCATGTTCGGTGAGGTAACACCCGCCGATAAGCCTACACCGTCCATAGCCGATGCGAACTCGAACATCGAACTGACCATATCGTACCCATGTAACATGAGTATGGTTGAACCGATAATGAAGGTCAGTATGTAGAGTGAAAGTACAAGTAGCGCTTCCCTGACGTTTTCAACGGAAAATTCCATTTGCTGTTCACCTTTGAACAGAATTATCTTTCTGATAGCCCCGCGGGGTAAGAGGAAGTTCTTAATCGCGTCCCTAATCGCGTTCACAATCACCCACAACCTGAATTGTTTAACACCACCGGAAGTCGAATCCATTCCTCCTCCCTCGATCATAAAGACGATAAGAAGGAAGATGAACGGAGAAAACGATAACCAACGTTTCTCGTTCAACGGCAGAGTTTGGAATCCGGTTCCGGTTATCGCTGAAACTAGTTGGAAAGTCACGTGTCGAAAAGCACTTCCGAGGTTCTTAAAGTAGCGTCCTGTCCCGTAAAGAGAAAGCACCACGCTACCAACCGTTATGGACACCACCATTAGCCAAGGTTCACCGTTTCTTAACACCGCCCTCCAGTTTCCCTTCCAGAAGGCATAGTGCACACCAAAGCCTGTGGCGCCCAGGAACATTAAAACAATAATCACAATCTCAGCGGCCAGGTTGTTGAATTCCCCAACACTTCCGTTCCGCGTTGAGAACCCACCCGTTGCGAGTGCCGTCATCGTATGGTTCAACGCATCAAACATGCTAAGTCCTACAAGTCTCAACGCGATCGTACCAGCTAACGTGTAGGCAAAGTAGATGAGAATTATGATCTGTGCGGACCGACGTATGTTCGGTACCAGGTTATCCATCCTACCTTCGGCCTTGTAAAATCCAAGTCCCTTAGGACCGATAACCATCGCGAGCATCAAGAGTGCGAATCCCGCACCACCAACGTACTGCGTAAGTGAGCGCCAAAAGAGGATTAGTCTTGACACCTTAGTCACGTCACTGTACATTGTCAGACCGGTTGTTGTAAGTCCACTGACTGATTCGAAGATCGCCTGTGAGAACGTCAAACCTCCGACGGTTAGGTGTGGAATCGATGCGAGGAATGCGATCAACAACCAGGAAAAGACGGTTAGTACCGCTCCGTCTTTGTAGTTTATCGTTCCTATATCTTCTTCACGCACAAGTCTACCAAGCGCGTAAAGTATAACACAGATGGACGCAGTCAATACAAACCCGTAGACGTTAGTCACCTCTTCGGGATAAAAAAAACATAGTACAACAGGAAACAATGCGATGGCTGAGAATTGTAAAGCCAGTATAGAGAAAGCTTTGTAAATCTTCAAATACCGCCTTAGCAACAACCACCCCTCCAAGATGTAAGCTTTATTCAGAAAAGTGTGAAAGAACTTCCATTTCCCGTCCGACCTTGCAGATGACGATCAAATCATCGCCGGGCTCCAGTACGGTGTCCCCTTTGGGGATTATGTACTGATCCTTTCGAACTATTCCCGCTATCAAAACATCTTCCGGTAGATCTAACCGGCTGATGGGTAGCCGTGCGTAGCGGGAGCCCCAGTCTATGGAGACCCTCACCACGGTAGCTCCCTTGTCGGTAGTTTCACTTTCCAGTTCCGAAACAACCTGGTTTCCGAATAGAAGAGGTTCTATGTTTCTCATTATCAGGTCGGTAACCTTGAGTGTCCTTATACCAAACCGTGCAAAGATGTCCTCGTTTTCAGAGTTGTTGAGCAATGTGACCACGTGCCGTACACCGTAGTATTCCTGGACAAGCCTGGCTATGAAGAAATTCTTTCGGTCGCGCTCGGTCAAAAGTACGATTATGTCATCCGGACCTATCTCGATCTCATCGAGAGTCTTTTTTGAAGAGCCGTCACCATGTACTATCACCGCGTTGAGTGTACGACTGTACTCGTTGCATAGCGCTTCATCCTTGTTGACAAAGTAAACGTTGTAACCTTCGGCTATCAACTTTTTTGCGAGGAAGTACGGTACACGTTCTCCACCGATGATTACAATCTTCATTTACTACCACCAACCACGTGTTCAACACCTTCCAAAATGCTGTGTTCAAAGCTTTCAATGGCCAAGGAAACCGGAGAAATCACCCTGATACCGGTGCGTTCGAAGAGCGGAACGTTCTCCCTGTCGTTTACCAACGATATGATGTTCGGGATTCCAAATATTTTCGCTCCCACGACGGAAACGAAATAGTTCGTCGCATCGTCTTCGGTCGTGACGATCAACAAATCTGCCTTTCCAGCTTTCGCACGTTCAAGGATTTCACGCTCCGTTGCATCGCCAACAACAGTGAACCCACCGTAATCTTCCGGGAGTTTCTCGAAACTTTCCGGGTTTTTATCTATCAGCGTCACATTGAAACCTATGCTCGAGAGTCTGGTTGCCAGCTCCAGACCTATCTTCCCACAACCGACAACGACAACGTAAAATTGGTAATTAATCCGTGTCAATTTCTTCACCCCTCTTGTAACCGCGCTGCTCAACATCGAGGGCTCTCGCAGCGTTAAAGTGCCTCTGGGCCAGTTCCCTGTTGCCCCGCTTTTCGAGTAATTCGGCCATCAGGTAATGTGGGATTGGAGATGACGGCATCAACGAGAACATGACCCGGATGATCTGCTCAGCCTTATCAAGATCTCCGGAAAGATTTGAGTGAATGAACCCTTCCGCTTCTCTGAGATATTTTTCAAACGTGTCACGTTTCAGATCCAAAAGTCCCTTTATCTTTTTCCTCAGTTCATCCTGGGTGAACGGCTTGGCGAGAAAATCGATAGGACCGTAACGGCAAACTTCGGCTATGTCTTCCGGGGTCGCGTAAGCTGAGATGATCAGAACCGGAGTGAAAATACCTCTCAGTCGCAGTCGTTTGATGAACTCGATACCGTCCATTCCAGAGAGCTTGATGTCAGCCGTTATCAGGTCAAACCGTTCCTTGTCACATATTTTCAGCGCTTCTTCCGCACTCTCCGCTTCTTTTGGACTGCACTCGAAGAGGTTGGATATCATCTTTATCAAGAGTGTTCTGACATGCCTTTCATCGTCAACGACAAGTACGTCGATCATTTCATCGCCTCCTCACCCATGCTATTATACCACAAGTGTTGAATTGTTACTCACCTGAGCTCACCGGTCTAAGGATTCGAGGGCGAGTGGTATAATTTGGGTAGAGCTCGAGCGTAATACGTCGACTGGAGGGGGGACGGGGGCTGTGCTGTACGTCGATATCCTCGCCGCGATGATAGTTGTTGTACTTATGGTGGCTGTGGTGTACGATTCGATCGTGATGCAGCAACGGGCTCTCGAAGAAGCCATCAGACAAGAAAAAGCCCAGATTATCGGAGAAAACATGTTTTGGCAGACCGTTTTGAACGACCCTTCCTTTCTTCAAAAGTTTCAGTCCACCTTTCAAGTGGACTTCTCAGTGAACATCGATGGCCATACGTACATCGTTACCATCAAGGCCTTGAAGTACACCAGACCCAAATGAAAAAAGGCCCCGGTGTGGAAACCGGGGGTGGGAAGGTGTGGTGGCCGCTGTGAGGTCAAGTCCTCACTATGTGTATTATTCACCATCTTACCATTTATCGAGCTTCAACTTCTTTTGAAGCTTCGGCATCTTTTTGTGCGAGCATGTGTTTTATTCCGAGGAGTCCACGTGTAATATCTTCATTTCTAACAATGACATCGTTCGGTACATCCAGGATACGGGAGGAGAAATTCCAAATCGCCTTTATACCGTAGCCAACCAACATGTCTGCAACCTCTTGAGCCGCGGACTCCGGTACGCAGATCGCCGCAATCCGTACACGGAACCGTCTCATCACCCTCGGAATATCCTTGAGTGGAAGTACCATTAATTCTCCAACCATCGTTCCAATCTTTTGCGGATCGTTGTCAAATATTGCCGCAACTCGTGCGCCGATGTTTTTAAATCCCTTGTAATTTGCCAGCGCCTTGCCAAGATGCCCAGCTCCAATAATTATGATATTCTCCGTTTCCTTCGTTCCGAAAAGTTCGTCAAGTTCGTCGAGTAACTCAGAAATCTTGTAGCCGAGCTTTGGTTTTCCCGTTGAACGCAGATACGAGAAGTCCTTTCGTACCTGTTCCGGGGTGATCCGCAACATTTCTGCGATCTCCTCAGAGAGAACGTACTCACGCTTCTCTTCCAGAGCCAGCTGTGTTAGCAACGCGTGGTACAATTTAAGACGTTCAAACGTTGCTTTTGGAAACTTCAGTATCTCCTTTCTTTCTTCTAAGTTCATCGAGCGCCACCTCTTTTATTTTTTCGATATTTGCTTCGTCTACTATTCTATCATTTACCACGACGTTTGGTGCCTTTCCGCAGTTCTCCACGCAGAAGGTTCCCTTAATTTCAAGATTCTTTGCCCACTCTTCTTTGTTCGTAAGTGAAATCAGTTGTTCTAAAAGTTCGTACGAACCTTTAGAGTAGCATGACGTACCAAGACAAACGCTAACTTTAACTTTCTCCGACTCTTCAGTTGGCAGTGGTAAAATATCGATTTCCGCTTCTTCCACCCTTTTCCTATGTTTGTAGTGGGTGTGCAATGTTTCGTGGCACTCGTGGCTCAGCGGTTGACCGAGGTACTTGTTGTACAGTTCGCGCATGTGGAAGTTTTCGGTTGGTGAAACGAGTACATCGATGCTGAGCGTGTCTCTGAGAATCTTGGCCCTTCTTAACCTTGTTCTGACATCGTTCGGATACGGTTGTCCTCCACCACCGACGCAACCGTAATTACACGCCATGACTTCGACAACGTCCGCGTCGATGACACCATTCTTGATGTCATTGATCAACTTCCTTGCGTTACCCAATCCGAAGACTGCGTAACCTTTCACTACCCGACCGTTGTCAAGCTCGATTTCCGTCAGTTGAACCCCTTCCCTAACAGTCGTGGTCCTCACGTCTTTGACTTTTACCTTCTCTTCAATTACTTTCACAACGCTACCGAGAACCCCGCCGGTCTTTCCGAAGCTCAAACCGGACTGCGATGACAAGCCGTACGGTCTGTCAAATGGGATGGGCTCAACTTTTCTCAAGTCAACACCTGTAGACTTGATCAGCTTTACAAGTTCCCTTGTGGTGAGGACGATGTCGACGTCTCCTTTGAATTCTTCGCGTTCAGCCTCGAACTTTTTAGCTGTACAAGGCACGATCGAAACAAGAACGATGTCCTGAGGATTGACCCCTATCTCGCGTGAGTAATATTTCTTGATGATCGCACCCAGGGCCATCTGCGGTGACTTTACGGTCGAGAGATTCGATAAATACTCAGGATAATATTGTTCTGCGAATTTCACCCACGCCGGACAACATGAAGTGAATTGCGGTAACTTTTCACCTTTTTCGAGTCTTTCGATGAACTCGTGGGCTTCCTCATAGGCAACCAGATCCGCCGAGAAGGCAACGTCGAAAACCTTCTGGAATCCTATCATTTTCAGTACTGACACGATCCTACCGGCCATCGCTATGTCATCTTCCAGACCGAACTCTTCCTGGAGTGAAGCCCTGACGGCTGGTGCGATCATACCTATGACGTACTTACCATCTTCGAGAGCTTTGTAAATCTTGTCCACGTCGTTCCTTATAGCCAGCGCACCGGTTGGACAGTAGGCAACACATTGACCGCAAAACACACATTCCGTATTCTCGAGTTTTTCTTCAAACGAAGGTAGAACCTGAGTTTCGAATCCCCTGTAAGCGAAGTCTATTGCAGCTATTGATTGCATTTCGTCGCACGCGCGGACACAGTCACCGCACAGGATACATTTACCGTTATCCCTTATGATTATTGAACCGGTGTCAACCACTTTTTTCTTCGATATCTTCTCGAATCTGTTCGTATTCAAGCCGAATTCTTGTGCATATTTCTGGAGCTTACATTTCCCGTTCATCTCGCATGTGGTACAGTCGCCATCGTGCGACGCCAACAACAGTTGGAGTATACCCTTGCGCATCTCGTATATCTTCGGTGTGTGCGTCTTAATTACCATACCTTCCCTTGGTGCAAGTGTACAGGAGGTTACGATGTCCTTCCCATCGACCTCGACAAGACACATTCTACAGGCTCCGTAAATTGAAGCTTCTGACAAGTAACACAGGTTTGGTATTTCGATTCCAACCTCTCTGAGTGCTTCCAAAACGTTACGCGCGTCATCGCGAATTTCAACTTCCTGGCCGTTCACGATTATTTTCATCTTGATTACCTCCCCCGAAGCGTTGTGGCCTTACCCAACAAGTTCAATCGCACCGAACTTACACTTACTTACACACAAACCGCACTTGATACACTTTTCCTGGTCAATGACGTACGGTTTACCGCGTTCGCCACTGATCGCTCCGTTCGGACAGCTGCGTGCACAGAGGCTACAACTCTTACATTTCTCAGGAACGATAACGTATTTCTTGAACGCCGTGCACATACCACTCGGACAGCGTCCCTCTATGTGTTCGATGTACTCTTGCCTAAAGTACTTGAGTGTACTGATTATCGGATTCGGTGCCGTTTTACCAAGACCGCATAGCGAAGCCGTCTTGATTATCTCCGAAACGTATTCGAGTGTTTCGAGATCCTCGTACGTGGCCTTGCCTTGTGTGAATTTTTCGAGGATGTTGTAGGCTTGAACTGTTCCTTCCCTACAGGGCACGCACTTTCCACAAGATTCCCTCTTGGTGAAGTCCAGGAAGAACCTGGCCACTTCGACCATACACCTATCCTCGGTTATCGCAACGATACCACCCGAACCAACCATCGCACCTACCGATTTAAGTGAGTCGTAATCGAGGGGTAGATCGAAAAGTTCCTCCGGCAAGCAGGCACCGGATGGTCCTCCGATCTGGATAGCCTTTATGCGCTGACCGTTCGACGTACCACCACAGATATTTTCAAGGATGTATCTTATCGTCGTACCGAATTGAATTTCTATGATACCCGTTAATTTGAGCGGACCGGTAACGGAGAACATCTTCGTGCCCGGTGAGTTCGGTACTCCGCGTTTCCTGTAATTCTCAACACCATCGCGGATGATCTTTGGCACGTTCGCGTAGGTTTCAACGTTGTTGATGAGTGTTGGTTTACCCCACAAACCTGACTGTGCTGGGAACGGTGGCCTCGGTCTTGGCATACCTCTCTTGCCTTCGATCGACGCAAGAAGTGCCGTTTCTTCACCACAGACGAACGCACCGGCTCCTTCTTTAACGTAAACCTCGAACGAGAAGTCCGTTCCGAGGATATTTTCACCTAACAACCCGTAAGCTTTCGCGTCTTCGATCGCTTTATAGAACATCTCCACAGCGATCGGGTATTCCGCTCTGATGTACGCGTAACCCTTTCGCGCACCGACCGCGTACGCGGCTATAATCATACCTTCAAGGACCGAGTGGGGATCCCTCTCAAGCAGTGTTCTGTTCATGAACGCACCGGGGTCACCCTCGTCCGCGTTACAGACTACGTATTTAATATCCCCCTTGCTGTTGTACGCGGCTTCCCACTTCAAACCTGTTGGGAATCCGCCACCCCCACGACCGCGCAAGCCGGAGGCCTTGATCATTTCAATTATCTCTTTCCTGTCCATGCCCGAGAGCACCTTGGCCAGCGACGAATACCCGCCACGTGCCATGTAATCCTCGATACTCTCACACTCACTCGTACCGATGGCTTCCATGATGTAGAACGTTTGATTCTTGAAAAACGTCGCATCCTCGAGCCTAAGAATCTTCTGACCCGTGACCGAGTCGGTAAGAAGTAGCCTTTCCACGGGTTCACCG
This region of Fervidobacterium thailandense genomic DNA includes:
- a CDS encoding Rqc2 family fibronectin-binding protein produces the protein MPFDGFLMNVTVQKIREKILGQSLRNVYLYHQILFFSFDDGDLKISMHPNFSYISWTEHLPMNTEKHSLVELLRNRTRGGRVVEFTSKGYERTAKLVVSKIDELGRLHNYEIYVDIMGKHSNCILVENGTILEAYRRVKTRFRDIFPGEAYKEFPSEKLFPEELRDAETFRKALLSTGTKKLSEALIGIVQGFSRTSAEELLFRADIDDVPVVSLSCEDFRNLHDAYFSLLEEVNRGTLYLYFEREEPIDVAVYRIHKYGDFKECEDLFECLNRYFSFLEQKDVFVQKKNRLVSAVKSRLESLLELQSKLDAELSESSHFDIYRKYGELLKAYSYQISPGQDRVQLLDWETGEQVEVPLEPHLSPIENSMRYFKIYSKMKRKAEGIRERLAELESEINYLQQLLVTIENSENVEELSEIEDEMIETGMISSRGHGRKKTESPKSEPRKYVYNGFTILVGKNNRQNDELVRTSAGNDIWLHAQGIPGAHVIIRTGGKQVDDDTLHFAARLAATYSKGRYSSNVPVDYTFVKNVRKPKGFKPGLVLYTDFKTLFVDPID
- a CDS encoding potassium channel family protein, translated to MTRINYQFYVVVVGCGKIGLELATRLSSIGFNVTLIDKNPESFEKLPEDYGGFTVVGDATEREILERAKAGKADLLIVTTEDDATNYFVSVVGAKIFGIPNIISLVNDRENVPLFERTGIRVISPVSLAIESFEHSILEGVEHVVGGSK
- a CDS encoding redox-sensing transcriptional repressor Rex — encoded protein: MNLEERKEILKFPKATFERLKLYHALLTQLALEEKREYVLSEEIAEMLRITPEQVRKDFSYLRSTGKPKLGYKISELLDELDELFGTKETENIIIIGAGHLGKALANYKGFKNIGARVAAIFDNDPQKIGTMVGELMVLPLKDIPRVMRRFRVRIAAICVPESAAQEVADMLVGYGIKAIWNFSSRILDVPNDVIVRNEDITRGLLGIKHMLAQKDAEASKEVEAR
- a CDS encoding DUF6115 domain-containing protein: MSVLDWFVLLSTSSALLFAWIVFIFQVQRSKYEKPDLSEEEERLVELMGKVRIFVDSKIELLEKKLEEVRDVIKALNEKYIEFSALLLESEERIGRSISETVVAKTSETIHPVLTVKNESGNQKIMSSNVQAQKTTTETEKKALENVLEGDFNSVESESFEEKVYKLYLNGLEPVDIAKKLGAGVGEVMLVIDLLKRQEKR
- a CDS encoding [FeFe] hydrogenase, group A, with the protein product MKIIVNGQEVEIRDDARNVLEALREVGIEIPNLCYLSEASIYGACRMCLVEVDGKDIVTSCTLAPREGMVIKTHTPKIYEMRKGILQLLLASHDGDCTTCEMNGKCKLQKYAQEFGLNTNRFEKISKKKVVDTGSIIIRDNGKCILCGDCVRACDEMQSIAAIDFAYRGFETQVLPSFEEKLENTECVFCGQCVAYCPTGALAIRNDVDKIYKALEDGKYVIGMIAPAVRASLQEEFGLEDDIAMAGRIVSVLKMIGFQKVFDVAFSADLVAYEEAHEFIERLEKGEKLPQFTSCCPAWVKFAEQYYPEYLSNLSTVKSPQMALGAIIKKYYSREIGVNPQDIVLVSIVPCTAKKFEAEREEFKGDVDIVLTTRELVKLIKSTGVDLRKVEPIPFDRPYGLSSQSGLSFGKTGGVLGSVVKVIEEKVKVKDVRTTTVREGVQLTEIELDNGRVVKGYAVFGLGNARKLINDIKNGVIDADVVEVMACNYGCVGGGGQPYPNDVRTRLRRAKILRDTLSIDVLVSPTENFHMRELYNKYLGQPLSHECHETLHTHYKHRKRVEEAEIDILPLPTEESEKVKVSVCLGTSCYSKGSYELLEQLISLTNKEEWAKNLEIKGTFCVENCGKAPNVVVNDRIVDEANIEKIKEVALDELRRKKGDTEVSKSNV
- a CDS encoding response regulator; its protein translation is MIDVLVVDDERHVRTLLIKMISNLFECSPKEAESAEEALKICDKERFDLITADIKLSGMDGIEFIKRLRLRGIFTPVLIISAYATPEDIAEVCRYGPIDFLAKPFTQDELRKKIKGLLDLKRDTFEKYLREAEGFIHSNLSGDLDKAEQIIRVMFSLMPSSPIPHYLMAELLEKRGNRELAQRHFNAARALDVEQRGYKRGEEIDTD
- a CDS encoding DUF4897 domain-containing protein; the protein is MNNRTLFYVLIFVLVFFLLIDFVSLFFVKRNFSIEYYNTEIVMDFSDVATMTTFSGLRFKDVKKRDDFLKNYNQNSRKTFEDYFSTISKEIGKTVRVVDVESTVTSRDTLLEITERVTLSGLVHKRSDGKFQAGLGKMKLSNLANSQLKVRIPREAKLEFVDPTPTSVNRNVLIWEESDMLYFPDIVFGKGAEK
- a CDS encoding TrkH family potassium uptake protein — translated: MLRRYLKIYKAFSILALQFSAIALFPVVLCFFYPEEVTNVYGFVLTASICVILYALGRLVREEDIGTINYKDGAVLTVFSWLLIAFLASIPHLTVGGLTFSQAIFESVSGLTTTGLTMYSDVTKVSRLILFWRSLTQYVGGAGFALLMLAMVIGPKGLGFYKAEGRMDNLVPNIRRSAQIIILIYFAYTLAGTIALRLVGLSMFDALNHTMTALATGGFSTRNGSVGEFNNLAAEIVIIVLMFLGATGFGVHYAFWKGNWRAVLRNGEPWLMVVSITVGSVVLSLYGTGRYFKNLGSAFRHVTFQLVSAITGTGFQTLPLNEKRWLSFSPFIFLLIVFMIEGGGMDSTSGGVKQFRLWVIVNAIRDAIKNFLLPRGAIRKIILFKGEQQMEFSVENVREALLVLSLYILTFIIGSTILMLHGYDMVSSMFEFASAMDGVGLSAGVTSPNMPLTAMWTLTLGMFTGRFEFLIIIYCVAKLVEDIKLVGKSTTRKNRAAPRKD
- the amrA gene encoding AmmeMemoRadiSam system protein A, encoding MRGEHPFVRWAIEVIENYVRYRRIIEPHNQLPKELFERRAGAFVTLHKLDGSLRGCIGTFEPVRENLALEIRDNAIAAATRDPRFPPVSPDELDDIVVNVDVLSPYEPVRSIDELDPKKYGIIVQKGWRRGLLLPDIEGVDTVEEQIRIAKLKAGIFDDNFEIFRFTVERYR
- a CDS encoding potassium channel family protein, whose product is MKIVIIGGERVPYFLAKKLIAEGYNVYFVNKDEALCNEYSRTLNAVIVHGDGSSKKTLDEIEIGPDDIIVLLTERDRKNFFIARLVQEYYGVRHVVTLLNNSENEDIFARFGIRTLKVTDLIMRNIEPLLFGNQVVSELESETTDKGATVVRVSIDWGSRYARLPISRLDLPEDVLIAGIVRKDQYIIPKGDTVLEPGDDLIVICKVGREMEVLSHFSE